The Heteronotia binoei isolate CCM8104 ecotype False Entrance Well chromosome 14, APGP_CSIRO_Hbin_v1, whole genome shotgun sequence genome has a window encoding:
- the NKX2-4 gene encoding homeobox protein Nkx-2.4, with translation MSLSPKPTTTPFSVSDILSPMEETYKKFGGALEGSLGGAAAYRQTPPQPPQQHPMAAHNYHPMAHAAAGVTQFAHGPVAGYCNGGLGNMADLAPYSDGMRGSSGASSWYGANADPRYPTISRLMGTSGGMNVAGMGALSGMAEVAKSLGPGLHAAPRRKRRVLFSQAQVYELERRFRQQRYLSAPEREHLASLIHLTPTQVKIWFQNHRYKMKRQAKDKAAQQQQQQQPDGAQAQPSAQPAAPAAPASSSSSPRRVAVPVLVKDGKPCPHSVAAASAAPSGQQHPAATLSQAPDLQELSPSPPALPSQLGALAPLDAGDYSGGLVNASLLYGRTW, from the exons ATGTCGCTCAGCCCCAAGCCCACGACGACGCCCTTCTCGGTCTCGGACATCCTCAGCCCCATGGAGGAGACCTACAAGAAGTTCGGCGGCGCCCTGGAGGGCAGCCTGGGAGGGGCCGCCGCCTACCGCCAGACTCCGCCGCAGCCGCCCCAGCAGCACCCCATGGCCGCCCACAACTACCACCCCATGGCGCACGCCGCTGCCGGCGTCACCCAGTTCGCCCACGGCCCCGTGGCCGGCTACTGCAACGGCGGGCTGGGCAACATGGCCGACCTGGCGCCCTACTCCGACGGCATGCGGGGCAGCTCAGGGGCCTCCAGCTGGTACGGCGCCAACGCGGACCCCCGCTACCCCACCA tttccAGGCTGATGGGCACGTCGGGGGGCATGAACGTGGCCGGCATGGGCGCCCTGTCGGGGATGGCGGAGGTGGCCAAGTCCTTGGGCCCGGGGCTTCACGCGGCGCCCCGGAGGAAGCGGCGGGTGCTCTTCTCGCAGGCTCAAGTCTACGAGCTGGAGCGGCGCTTCCGGCAGCAGCGCTACCTGTCGGCGCCCGAGCGGGAGCACCTGGCCAGCCTGATCCACCTGACGCCCACGCAGGTGAAGATCTGGTTCCAGAACCACCGCTACAAGATGAAGCGCCAGGCCAAGGACAAGgcggcccagcagcagcagcagcagcagcccgacGGGGCCCAGGCACAGCCCTCCGCTCAGCCCGCAGCTCCCGCCGCcccggcctcctcctcctcctcgcccagACGCGTGGCCGTGCCGGTGCTGGTGAAGGACGGCAAGCCCTGTCCGCACAGCGTCGCCGCCGCCTCGGCCGCCCCGTCGGGCCAGCAGCATCCCGCCGCCACGCTGAGCCAAGCGCCGGACCTCCAGGAGCTCTCGCCCAGCCCACCGGCCCTGCCCAGCCAGCTGGGCGCCCTGGCCCCGCTCGACGCCGGCGACTACAGCGGCGGGCTGGTCAACGCCAGCTTGCTCTACGGCCGGACGTGGTGA